The genomic DNA TGATTCATCATTGGACATAAATTTTATTCTCTCTACTATTTGAACATCCACTATACCCACTATCAAcattcatttatctttaaattttatttatgtagttttttgtcttttgtcttttgaggactgtACCCgtagcatatgcaggttcccaggctaggggtctaataggagctgctgctgccagcctacgccagagcaacagaaacgccagatccgagcctcatctgtgacctacaccacagttcactgcaatgccagatccttaacccactgtgtgaggccagggatcaaacccaaaacctcatggttcctagttggattcgcttctgctgcaccatgacaggaactcccacaatattaATTTACAATGAGAGTTTACAAATGTGTGGGGGGGAGTTCCGTTCTGGTTTAGCAGGTTtagaacccaacacagtatccccaaggatgcaggtttgatccttggcctcgcttagtaggttaaggatccggtgtttccccTTCCTGGGGCATAggtggcaaatgtggctcagatccagcgttgctgtggctgtggcgcaggctggcagctgcagcttccattccagccctagcctgggaacctccatatgccacagctgcagccattaagagaaataaataaaagtaaatgtgcATGTATTTGCTATTACTGCATTGATTCTGGAGATTGAGAATTTTGCTTTATGCCTTCGTTACACAAATGCGTTTTTACTAGCTAATGGTTCCTATTTTATGTCTCCTAAACAAATCTAAAACTCTTGTAGGGCAGTTTTATTTACTTcgcattaaaatataaatacaaagctATGTTATATATTGCACTGGATTCATTAAATTGACTTGAGTGTCACTGAAATAAACCCAAGATGGACTTTTTAGACCTCACTGAAATATCAGGTACATTTGATCACTTTTCCTTCTTACCTCAGCTCCCACATATGTAACAGCATTGGATAATATGTAAACTAAACAACCAATTATGTGTGCCAGATTCAGTCTCTGAGGACAACATCTAACAGTTAAATTTAAAGACATTTAGGGGACATATTTCCAGAATTGCCTGTAAAGAAGAATATGGGGCACGTATTTGGAAATGGTCTTTGGCATTATAAACACAGGAAGGGCTCTATGTAAAACATTTCTtcactataacaaaaaaaaaaaaagtctgtcataccaccacagcaacaaggataAACTAATATTTGGCCCAAAGTAAATCCTGAAATTACTGCTGGTGATGAAAATGTTAGCTAGCAATTGTTTGGGAGAACAACTCACCAATtcaatcttattattattattttttttttttggtcttttttaaggccgtacccagagcatatgggagttcccaggctagggggtcaaatcggagctgcagctgccagcctaaggcacagccacagcaaggccagatccaaaccaggtctgcaacctacaccacagctcatggcaacattgatTCCCtgctcactaagtgaggccagggatcaaacccacatcctcatggatactagttgggttcattaccactgagccacaaggggacctccccCAAATCAATCTTTTCAGTCATGTCTCTAGGTATAATAATGACTCTATTAATTAGCTTTAGGAacgctaaagaaaaaaaatcaacttgtaAATTGGGGTTGAAAGGGTTTTATAAAATAGTCTACGTGAAGATTTTGCCATTCTGTAATTTACATCTATGTTAATAAGACTATTCAACACACAGTGAGTATACTATAAATTCCCTGCAGAAAGTCATGGATTAAAAATCACATAAGATATGCAATAGATGCATGACTTATAAACTTTTCTGCTTTCATCTTATAAGAAGAATTTAATTCACATTTCAATCAGAAGATAACGTCTGCTTAACCAAAATACATCCTTCAATATGTGGGGCCCACTCTATATTTTCTAAGCTATTCTAACAAGAATACTGCCAAGTATCAGATAGTGCTTGCTATATATCAGGTGTTCCCTTAAGCTCTTTTCatatattgtttgttttatttcagccTATGTTTTATCTGCTAGTTAATTAAACACTACTCGCTTGAGTTTATAATCTCACAGCCTCCAAATGAATCACACATAACTAGCAAGAAACAATGCAACGGTCTTACCAGATGGGCACTGAACTTAgcaatattaatttcaaaatatttcagttggggagttcccgtcgtggcgcagtggttaacgaatccgactaggaaccatgaggttgcgggttcgatccctgcccttgctcggtgggttaaagatccggcgttgctgtgagctgtggtgtaggttgcagaggcggctcggatcccgcgttgctgtggctctggcgtaggccggtggctacagctccgattcaacccctagcctgggaacctccatatgccgcgggagcggcccaagaaatagcaacaacaacaacaacaaagacaaaaaaaaaaaaaaagataaaaaaaaatatttcagttggGCTTGTGGAATTAAAAGGCTGTTGAAGGAGAAAGATTTTAAGGAACCAGTATTtcctaccccaaactcccattacATTCAATGGATGCAAACCTCAGGGAATCACAAACCAAAAGAGTTGTCACAACCTGGAAACctgcaatgatttttaaattttcctgaaAATTGACAAAGAATGATTGCGGGTTGTTACTGCTTAAAGAGAAAGTTGGACAATCAAGAAAAACATGGGCTAATGAAGACTTAGAGTAACTGATATCATCAAACATAAATTGCATACTCAAAGCCAGTATACCCTGTGGAAACATgagattttccaaaattaaactGACTCAATCTCATTTGGTCTTCTCTGCTGTCTCAAAGCAATTTCATGCCTGAAATTCCCATGTAAGTGGGGACATAACATGACGAAAATGTGACCAGAGATTTTTAAGAGGTTAACATATTGGATTTTAAATTCAGAAGGGTCTGTAATCAAATTCTTGTGGCCACCTCTCAATAACTCTTTGCTTGCCAAATTAATTTTCTGATCCTAATTTGTCTTTCATAAAGAATAAATGTGTAATAGAACTTATCTCTTGGGTCACGGCAAGTGCATTTGTTGAAGGCAGTAACGTGATAAATCTTGTGAGCTATTATTAACTTTTACTCTTTCACTTTTACAATACTGTCAAGCGAAGTGTGATGCTTAAATTCTAAGTAGCAgccaggagtttccgttgtggctcagcaataacgaacccaactagtatccatgaggatgccggttcgatccccggccttgctcaatgggttaaggatcccactgagAGTTGCctcggttgcagatgtggcttggatcctgtgtcactgtggctgtggtgtaggccagcagctgtaactcctagttgacccctagcctgggatcctccatatgccatggctgtggacctaaatataaaaaaagtgaaaaaaaaaaaaaaaaaaaaaaaaacgctaacCCATAGCTGGTTAATGCAAATTAACGGCTGTTTTATCCAATGATCAAAGAAGTCCAAAGTCATATCACCAAATATTAATACTAAGGTTATTTTATTAAGTAACCTCATTTAAACCAGGCACAGATATAAAGAATTTGCACCAGGAATCCTTGGGAATTACAAATCTCCACCTTTCAATATCTTTGTTCAAAATTCATTCAAAACACAGTACATGATTAGTCTTTGCATCACATTAGCTGCAGAATATACAATGGTTTGTGGTAGATGGTTTCATTTACTCTTCATCACTTTCCATTCTGACTTGTGCTCCAGATGCCTATCCCATACATGTGGCATCAGTGGACACTCCTGCACTCTGTCCCAGTTTTGGTTTGATTAAGAACATGCACCAGCAGTACATTTGAGAGAATGAGAGCAGAATTAGGCTGAGATGACTACTCTTCTCCAGGCTCCAGTTAAtacctcttctccttctccttcagcTCAAGAGATATGGAATTTCCATCATATGAGCTGCCCCACGATTTGTCAATAATCCCTTCATAAAGATGTTCGCAGTTATCCCAACTTGAACTGTGACTCCAATGGCGACAATAAGGTTCACCCATCATGGTAACTGACCCTGACAAAATAAGAGCAAACTCCCCATTCCTTTTAAGCTTTTGTTCATGGGTTCTGGTGCTCCTACTTTGCTTACAGAAACTCTACACAGGAGAATTCAAGGCACATCTAACTTCCGTAAGACTTTTCGAGTGACAGTCCTCTTAACTGCCCCCTTCACCTcattgttcctcaggctgtagacgATAGGATTTAACATAGGTGTGATGACAGTGTAGGACAATGACACTAGCTTCTTGCTCTCAGGGGACTGGTTGGATTTGGGTCGTAGGTAGGTCAAGCTGGCCGTTCCATAGAAAAGGGATACCACAATGAGGTGGGATGAACAAGTGGAGAATGCCTTCTGGCGGCCAGTAGCAGAGGGCATCATCAAGATGGTTTTAATAATACGGGTGTAGGAGACCAAAATGAGGGAAAAGGGAAACATGATAAATAGCAGTGTGGAGGCAAGTGCTTGCATTTCATACATGGTTGTATCCTGGGTGACTAGTTTCAACACTGGGGGCCCATCACAAAAGAAGTGGTCTATGGTGTTTGGTCCACAGAAAGGATGGGCCATCAGCCAAGCTGTCTGCAGCATAGAGACAGGAACACCAGACATCCAAGAACCTAGAGCCATCCACAAACACAGCGACCTATTCATTACGACTGAATAACGGAGAgggttacagatggccacaa from Sus scrofa isolate TJ Tabasco breed Duroc unplaced genomic scaffold, Sscrofa11.1 Contig524, whole genome shotgun sequence includes the following:
- the LOC110258867 gene encoding olfactory receptor 10A7; this encodes MICENHTQVTQFILLGFTNNPEMQVSLFVLFLLIYLVTLLGNFLIVTVTSVDPALQTPMYFFLRNLSLLEVCFTLVMVPKMLVDLVSSRKSISFVGCGTQMYFFFFFGSSECFLLSMMAYDRFVAICNPLRYSVVMNRSLCLWMALGSWMSGVPVSMLQTAWLMAHPFCGPNTIDHFFCDGPPVLKLVTQDTTMYEMQALASTLLFIMFPFSLILVSYTRIIKTILMMPSATGRQKAFSTCSSHLIVVSLFYGTASLTYLRPKSNQSPESKKLVSLSYTVITPMLNPIVYSLRNNEVKGAVKRTVTRKVLRKLDVP